One Microbacterium keratanolyticum DNA window includes the following coding sequences:
- a CDS encoding GlsB/YeaQ/YmgE family stress response membrane protein, with translation MGFLAFLLLGLIAGAIAKLILPGKQGGGWLITLLLGVVGALLGGWLGSMIFGVGLEEFWDLSTWLLAIGGAIVVLLIYGLIVGRGDRARS, from the coding sequence ATGGGTTTCCTCGCTTTTCTTCTGCTCGGGCTGATCGCCGGAGCGATCGCCAAGCTCATCCTCCCCGGCAAACAGGGCGGCGGATGGCTGATCACACTGCTGCTCGGCGTCGTCGGTGCACTGCTCGGAGGGTGGCTCGGCAGCATGATCTTCGGTGTTGGGCTCGAGGAGTTCTGGGATCTGTCCACCTGGCTGCTTGCCATCGGCGGCGCGATCGTGGTTCTGCTCATCTACGGCCTCATCGTCGGCCGTGGAGACCGCGCACGCAGCTGA